In Campylobacter anatolicus, one DNA window encodes the following:
- a CDS encoding glycosyltransferase family 52, protein MLSLLKDKILSKNDNVNLIICTTPLQMVIARHIVQIYSDEKFYFLLIADTKNKNEIFDYYFKSLSKFCLKNFSFYISYNQILFLLELRIKGLLMPKINKIFISSIDNISVQTFLNSIKFDSVCTFDDGTANLVTDSYYDSLKYERSKLSINIPYLYDNWLNPKFTTSIIKNLSSIHYTIFKDIPNVIELNRQNSIDMRYICPFECDVKTDTNQKECIKIFIGSPELELQNDSQQIVAHFKINYVINHPRQIYKLRDVEILDTEGLIVEDYILSCLKNNPHIKYHIYTLFSSAALTMRNFNGVKITAVQTNRTKQVLNKNLKTLFQSVGIEILNF, encoded by the coding sequence TTGCTCTCCTTATTAAAAGATAAAATTTTAAGTAAAAATGATAATGTAAATTTAATAATATGCACTACGCCACTTCAAATGGTTATTGCTAGGCATATAGTGCAGATTTATAGCGATGAAAAGTTTTACTTTCTTTTGATAGCTGATACTAAAAATAAAAATGAAATTTTTGATTACTATTTTAAAAGCCTATCAAAATTTTGTCTAAAAAATTTTTCGTTTTATATATCTTATAACCAAATTTTATTTTTGCTTGAACTACGTATCAAAGGGCTTTTGATGCCAAAAATTAATAAAATATTTATATCTAGCATAGATAATATATCGGTGCAGACTTTTTTAAATTCTATTAAATTTGATAGTGTTTGTACGTTTGACGATGGTACGGCAAATTTAGTTACAGATTCATATTATGATTCTTTAAAATACGAAAGATCAAAATTATCTATAAATATACCTTACCTGTATGATAATTGGCTAAATCCAAAATTTACAACAAGTATTATAAAAAATTTATCAAGTATCCACTACACTATCTTTAAAGATATACCAAATGTAATTGAACTAAATAGGCAAAATAGCATAGATATGCGATATATCTGTCCTTTTGAGTGTGATGTAAAAACAGATACGAATCAAAAAGAGTGTATTAAAATTTTTATAGGCTCTCCTGAATTAGAATTGCAAAATGATTCGCAACAGATTGTAGCACATTTTAAGATAAACTACGTGATAAACCACCCAAGGCAAATTTATAAGCTAAGAGATGTAGAAATACTTGACACAGAAGGCTTGATAGTGGAAGATTATATATTATCGTGTTTAAAAAATAATCCCCATATAAAATATCATATATATACTTTATTTAGTAGTGCAGCTTTGACAATGAGAAATTTTAATGGCGTTAAAATAACAGCAGTACAGACAAATAGAACAAAACAGGTGCTAAATAAAAATTTAAAAACTTTGTTCCAAAGTGTAGGTATAGAGATATTAAATTTTTAG
- a CDS encoding helicase, translating to MESKISGKLLNLQTQRTIAKVGMGISLGLATLTAFNMKNRFSKGLHVAAGVSLVAFSFYHYGLYNDCIFQTMLTKKRTKLPLKKATK from the coding sequence TTGGAAAGTAAGATAAGTGGAAAATTACTGAACCTACAAACTCAACGCACTATCGCAAAAGTCGGTATGGGTATATCGCTAGGGCTTGCAACACTCACAGCGTTTAATATGAAAAATCGCTTTAGCAAAGGACTGCACGTGGCAGCTGGTGTGAGCCTAGTAGCATTTAGCTTCTACCATTATGGGCTTTATAATGACTGCATATTTCAAACTATGCTTACTAAAAAACGTACCAAGCTGCCACTCAAAAAAGCCACAAAATGA
- a CDS encoding heavy metal translocating P-type ATPase has product MLKQSLKNKNSIRIVHQSKNRVRLLCEQINDRSDVSFIEANICELADVKNARVNKYAKSIVIEYEKNLDKIIAFVSNLHMPTKPKDNSLPSKTNIYKASVALAITPLLPNMTAKTALSLYAAAPNLWQGIKELKSEGITSKVLEAMAVGVSLARNDHLAANSTNVMINLGEYMEESASHRSDDLIKELAKPNIEEVWIEKRDKNGKKTLKKIKTESVKKGDIVVVGAGENIGIDGYIVEGSASVNQVSMTGEAEPVAKNRGDRVISGTVVEEGRIKIWAENVGSDTATARIKEYIQSSLNEKSSIGLRASKLADKLVPVTLSLAGASYLLRQNMDSVAAVLQADYSCALKLATPVAFKSSISKAGRNGILIKGAKAIEALGSADTFVFDKTGTLTHGQLSVVEIYSFKEGFSESDILNLTASAEEHYFHPVAEAIVDAAKERGFHHIHHDEVEFIVAHGVKTFMNGKEVVIGSRHFLEDDEMIDFSSHNDTINKSLNGGLTLLYIGYDKELVGVIAMKDDMRENAKDMLQRLRNLGVKEIVMLSGDIKSKAEEVARELGIDRVFAECLPTDKALIIERLKNEGKNVAFIGDGINDAPSLTKANVGISMHKGADIAKATADISLLKDDIMSVAIAKELANNTMKLISSNFTATVGINTAILGAATIGMLNPIATAVLHNGTTIWLLLNSMKGVKFGK; this is encoded by the coding sequence ATGTTAAAGCAGAGCTTGAAGAACAAAAATAGTATCCGCATCGTTCACCAGAGCAAAAACCGTGTGCGGTTATTATGCGAACAGATAAATGACAGAAGTGATGTAAGCTTTATAGAGGCTAATATCTGTGAGTTAGCTGACGTTAAAAACGCACGTGTAAATAAATACGCAAAAAGTATCGTCATAGAGTATGAGAAAAATTTAGATAAAATAATAGCATTTGTCTCAAATCTGCATATGCCAACAAAGCCAAAAGATAATTCGCTACCAAGCAAAACAAATATCTATAAGGCAAGTGTGGCTCTAGCCATAACACCACTACTGCCAAATATGACCGCCAAAACAGCTCTTAGTCTATACGCTGCTGCACCAAATTTATGGCAAGGAATAAAAGAGCTAAAAAGTGAAGGCATAACTTCAAAGGTGCTTGAAGCAATGGCGGTTGGAGTAAGTTTAGCAAGAAACGATCACCTAGCAGCAAATAGCACAAACGTAATGATAAATTTAGGTGAATATATGGAGGAAAGTGCCTCTCATAGAAGTGATGATCTCATAAAAGAACTAGCTAAGCCAAATATAGAGGAAGTCTGGATAGAAAAGCGTGATAAAAATGGCAAAAAAACTCTTAAAAAGATAAAGACTGAAAGTGTTAAAAAGGGCGATATAGTAGTTGTCGGAGCTGGTGAAAACATCGGCATAGACGGCTATATAGTAGAAGGAAGTGCTAGTGTTAATCAAGTATCTATGACGGGTGAAGCAGAGCCAGTGGCTAAAAATAGAGGCGATCGTGTCATAAGTGGCACAGTCGTTGAAGAGGGACGTATAAAAATTTGGGCAGAAAATGTCGGTAGTGACACCGCAACCGCACGTATAAAGGAGTATATCCAAAGCTCACTAAACGAAAAATCAAGCATAGGGCTTCGTGCCTCAAAACTAGCCGATAAACTCGTGCCAGTTACGCTTAGCCTTGCGGGTGCATCATATCTTTTAAGACAAAATATGGATAGTGTAGCAGCGGTACTTCAGGCTGATTACTCATGTGCTTTAAAGTTAGCTACACCGGTTGCTTTTAAATCAAGTATATCAAAGGCTGGACGAAATGGAATTTTAATCAAAGGTGCAAAGGCTATAGAAGCCCTTGGATCAGCGGATACATTTGTATTTGACAAGACCGGTACTCTTACGCACGGACAACTAAGTGTAGTTGAAATTTATTCGTTTAAAGAGGGGTTTAGCGAGAGCGATATATTAAATTTAACCGCAAGTGCAGAAGAGCATTACTTTCACCCAGTAGCTGAAGCTATCGTAGATGCGGCAAAAGAGCGTGGATTTCATCATATTCACCATGACGAAGTTGAGTTTATCGTAGCTCACGGAGTAAAAACTTTTATGAATGGTAAAGAGGTCGTCATCGGCTCTCGCCACTTTTTAGAAGATGATGAGATGATAGATTTTAGCTCTCATAATGATACGATAAACAAGAGTTTAAATGGTGGTCTGACATTACTTTATATAGGCTATGATAAAGAACTAGTAGGCGTTATTGCTATGAAAGATGATATGCGAGAAAATGCTAAAGATATGTTGCAGCGACTACGAAATTTGGGTGTTAAAGAGATAGTTATGTTAAGTGGCGATATAAAAAGCAAAGCCGAAGAGGTTGCACGTGAGCTAGGGATAGACCGGGTTTTTGCCGAATGTCTGCCAACTGATAAGGCACTCATTATAGAACGCCTTAAAAACGAGGGTAAAAATGTCGCATTTATAGGTGACGGCATAAATGACGCACCTTCACTAACTAAAGCAAACGTTGGCATAAGTATGCATAAAGGTGCTGATATAGCAAAGGCGACAGCCGACATAAGTCTATTAAAAGATGACATTATGAGCGTTGCGATTGCAAAAGAGTTGGCAAATAATACAATGAAACTAATTAGTTCAAATTTTACAGCAACTGTTGGCATAAATACGGCTATTTTAGGTGCCGCTACTATCGGTATGCTAAATCCTATCGCAACGGCGGTACTGCATAATGGTACGACTATTTGGTTGCTTTTAAACTCAATGAAAGGAGTTAAATTTGGAAAGTAA
- a CDS encoding YtxH domain-containing protein has product MKNPYIVVDEKTASQLTKSQPSAVDNAINEAAQNLPLVPENFNAAGFVKGLVLGGIVAYVLTNQKAQECVFKAIIKGGALINAGIEELKERFEDVKAELEEQK; this is encoded by the coding sequence ATGAAAAACCCTTATATTGTAGTAGATGAAAAAACGGCTTCACAGTTAACCAAGTCACAGCCAAGTGCCGTAGACAACGCAATAAATGAAGCAGCACAAAACTTACCTTTAGTGCCTGAAAACTTCAACGCCGCAGGTTTTGTAAAGGGGTTAGTTTTGGGTGGTATAGTAGCATACGTGCTAACTAATCAAAAGGCTCAAGAGTGCGTATTTAAGGCGATCATCAAAGGTGGTGCCTTGATAAATGCTGGCATAGAAGAGCTAAAAGAGCGGTTTGAAGATGTTAAAGCAGAGCTTGAAGAACAAAAATAG
- a CDS encoding ferritin-like domain-containing protein, which translates to MRDELLKAAFLSELSAQELYQSLIGFDKIFNEIYTIRQNAIELIKMYAKKYAIKLDDNAPNAFLKPDNLQDALISALNYEIQICKMYEGFTDELNDEELKDIFFRLWATSNNEYIKALKHALKAELSQDTQTSQQNINLNDFTQNGYENIINEYQKSFNEMNENLQNIINGKADKTEIAKILNNPNFPFFSGLALGAISITTISKNLNNQKDQTDD; encoded by the coding sequence GTGCGTGATGAGCTTTTAAAAGCGGCTTTTTTGAGTGAGTTAAGTGCTCAAGAGCTTTATCAAAGTTTGATTGGCTTTGATAAAATTTTTAATGAAATTTATACTATTAGACAAAATGCAATAGAGCTTATAAAAATGTATGCGAAAAAATATGCTATAAAACTGGATGATAACGCACCAAACGCATTTTTAAAACCTGATAACTTGCAAGACGCACTAATCTCAGCCCTAAACTATGAAATTCAAATTTGTAAAATGTATGAGGGCTTTACAGATGAACTAAATGACGAGGAGCTAAAAGATATATTTTTCAGGCTTTGGGCTACATCAAACAATGAGTATATAAAAGCCTTAAAACATGCATTAAAAGCTGAACTTAGCCAAGATACGCAGACATCACAACAGAATATAAATTTAAATGATTTTACTCAAAATGGCTATGAAAATATTATAAATGAGTATCAAAAAAGCTTTAATGAAATGAATGAGAATCTGCAAAATATCATAAATGGAAAAGCAGACAAGACTGAAATAGCAAAAATTTTAAATAATCCAAATTTTCCATTTTTTAGCGGTTTGGCTTTGGGTGCAATCAGCATAACAACGATAAGTAAAAATTTAAACAACCAAAAGGATCAAACAGATGATTAA
- a CDS encoding HMA2 domain-containing protein — protein sequence MDIKTQTLAKIASYFSIISNTNGRLRVRVSSKIKELDSTINLSQIDEMIAKINGIKSVKFNKIIGSVTIEYDHTIFSKDMWEDLLKGRNLDKISTVINEVAREVYCA from the coding sequence GTGGATATAAAAACTCAAACACTAGCAAAAATCGCATCATATTTTAGCATCATTTCAAATACAAATGGTCGTCTAAGGGTACGCGTAAGCTCAAAAATAAAAGAGCTTGATAGCACCATAAACTTAAGTCAGATCGATGAAATGATCGCAAAGATAAATGGTATAAAAAGTGTAAAATTTAATAAAATAATCGGCTCAGTAACGATCGAATACGATCATACAATTTTCTCAAAAGATATGTGGGAAGATCTACTTAAAGGACGAAACCTAGACAAAATTTCTACTGTGATAAATGAGGTAGCCAGGGAGGTTTATTGTGCGTGA
- a CDS encoding Fur family transcriptional regulator — protein MRDFDKFYKHISDFMGKLSHKNSYIKERILSIMYLSQTHLSANEIQEKFMHLHKENISLPTIYSLLNFLDECGLADIYEQNGIKKYELSLKSHHDHLICEKCGRVIEFHDEIIEQRQDEICHKMEFNALAHTMILYGICNNCERK, from the coding sequence TTGAGAGATTTTGATAAATTTTATAAACATATTTCAGACTTTATGGGTAAGCTATCCCACAAAAATTCATACATAAAAGAGCGAATTTTATCTATTATGTATCTTAGTCAAACGCACCTAAGTGCCAACGAAATACAAGAAAAATTTATGCATTTACATAAAGAAAATATCTCACTTCCAACAATCTACTCACTTCTAAATTTCTTAGATGAATGCGGACTAGCCGATATATATGAGCAAAATGGCATAAAAAAATATGAGCTAAGTTTAAAATCTCATCACGATCATTTAATATGCGAAAAATGTGGCAGAGTGATTGAATTTCATGATGAGATAATAGAGCAAAGACAAGATGAAATTTGTCACAAAATGGAGTTTAACGCTTTAGCCCATACCATGATATTATACGGTATTTGCAACAATTGTGAGCGAAAATAA
- a CDS encoding trimeric intracellular cation channel family protein: MDIILVIEYVGIASASLSGFLFAVKKDCDWLGAFVAAFLTALGGGIVRDVLVGRDVYSFTNYMPISIVIVMLFISHSLKFHHKREELEKKFIFIFADAIDVICFSIVGSMVALEYGYNVFGVVMIAFCNGVGGGILRDILLNEIPWFLRTGLYGTISMFVGFCYFLLHYFGYIELPFVLTLLALGLIMRMVAYYRGWKLPDL; the protein is encoded by the coding sequence ATGGATATAATCTTAGTTATTGAATATGTTGGTATCGCATCCGCGTCACTAAGCGGGTTTTTATTTGCAGTTAAAAAAGATTGTGATTGGCTTGGTGCTTTTGTGGCAGCATTCTTAACAGCTCTTGGCGGTGGTATAGTTAGAGATGTGCTTGTGGGACGAGATGTCTATTCATTTACAAATTATATGCCTATTAGCATAGTTATAGTTATGCTTTTTATCTCGCATTCTCTGAAATTTCACCATAAACGTGAGGAATTAGAGAAGAAATTTATATTTATCTTTGCCGATGCTATCGATGTTATATGCTTTTCTATAGTTGGATCGATGGTCGCATTAGAGTATGGATATAATGTATTTGGTGTTGTTATGATTGCGTTTTGCAACGGCGTGGGTGGTGGTATTTTACGTGATATTTTATTAAATGAAATTCCGTGGTTTTTACGCACCGGACTTTATGGGACGATTAGTATGTTTGTCGGATTTTGTTACTTTTTGTTACACTACTTCGGATATATTGAGTTGCCTTTTGTGCTGACACTACTTGCACTTGGTCTTATTATGCGTATGGTGGCGTATTATCGTGGATGGAAACTTCCTGATTTATGA
- a CDS encoding SAM-dependent methyltransferase, whose protein sequence is MIKFSEFFESWAHQNYYKFGVDIGKKGDFYTSISVGWLFGVSLANYFIKCIERKELSDTCAIVEIGANDGMMMADFIQGIFTLRPSLLKTLKFIIIEPHDILRKRQFKAIKTNFADEINFTHFTNLSEFYTDEAFFISNELFDSFSCEVFDLLGGEKQLFVNDGALIWSRADKKDTLNLKKIGFEKGEVCFGLGKFASEIFKCARRIKFITFDYGEWAWRGDFSIRVYKDHNVFNLFEIKKLKDFYGISDITYDVCFSHLAREFEKNGFKMVKFKRQNEVLIDDFAISEIMQIVLENGSENVYKNAIKQLKFLTHPNFLGDRFKFVEFDKNI, encoded by the coding sequence ATGATTAAATTTAGTGAGTTTTTTGAGAGCTGGGCTCATCAAAATTATTATAAATTTGGCGTGGATATAGGCAAAAAAGGTGATTTTTACACTAGTATAAGTGTGGGCTGGCTTTTTGGTGTGAGCTTAGCAAACTATTTTATAAAATGCATTGAACGTAAAGAGCTTAGTGACACGTGTGCTATTGTCGAGATCGGTGCAAATGACGGTATGATGATGGCAGATTTTATACAGGGTATCTTTACGCTTAGGCCAAGTCTTTTAAAGACATTAAAATTTATTATTATCGAGCCACACGATATTTTACGTAAACGACAGTTTAAAGCTATTAAAACAAATTTTGCAGATGAGATAAATTTTACTCATTTTACAAATTTGAGCGAATTTTATACAGATGAAGCGTTTTTTATCTCAAATGAACTTTTTGACAGCTTTTCGTGCGAAGTATTTGATCTTTTAGGTGGTGAAAAACAGCTTTTTGTCAATGATGGTGCTTTAATTTGGAGTAGGGCGGATAAAAAGGATACTTTAAATTTAAAAAAAATCGGTTTTGAAAAAGGTGAAGTTTGTTTTGGGCTTGGTAAATTTGCGAGTGAAATTTTTAAATGTGCCAGGCGGATTAAATTTATAACGTTTGATTATGGAGAGTGGGCTTGGCGTGGAGATTTTAGTATTAGAGTTTATAAAGATCATAATGTTTTTAACCTTTTTGAGATTAAAAAATTAAAGGATTTTTATGGTATAAGTGATATTACATATGATGTTTGTTTTTCACATTTGGCACGAGAATTTGAGAAAAATGGCTTTAAAATGGTTAAATTTAAAAGGCAAAATGAAGTTTTGATAGATGATTTTGCTATCAGTGAAATTATGCAGATAGTGCTTGAAAATGGCAGTGAAAATGTATATAAAAATGCCATAAAACAACTTAAATTTTTAACACATCCAAATTTTTTAGGCGATAGATTTAAATTTGTAGAGTTTGATAAAAATATATGA
- the ybaK gene encoding Cys-tRNA(Pro) deacylase yields MIHKTNAARLLDKLKIAYELIEYPVDEDDLSAIHVANSTHQNIKHIYKTIVCVSDTKNYIVACIQGDLELDLKALAHMADAKRCELINLRDLEKITGYIRGGCSPIAMKKAFATFIDKRASELDYILISAGVRGKQIKIAPNDLASAVNAEFANIAREIGNKISSN; encoded by the coding sequence ATGATACATAAAACAAATGCAGCTCGGCTTTTAGATAAGCTAAAAATAGCCTATGAACTCATAGAATATCCTGTAGATGAGGATGATCTAAGTGCAATCCACGTTGCAAATTCGACACATCAAAATATAAAACACATATACAAAACAATAGTTTGCGTAAGCGATACAAAAAATTACATCGTCGCGTGTATTCAAGGCGATTTAGAGCTTGATTTAAAGGCGTTGGCTCATATGGCAGATGCTAAACGCTGTGAGCTTATAAATTTACGTGATCTTGAAAAGATAACTGGCTATATACGTGGTGGTTGTTCACCGATTGCAATGAAAAAGGCTTTTGCGACTTTTATCGATAAAAGAGCAAGTGAGCTTGATTATATACTTATAAGTGCCGGGGTGCGTGGAAAGCAGATAAAAATTGCACCAAATGATCTAGCAAGTGCGGTTAATGCGGAGTTTGCCAATATAGCAAGAGAAATTGGTAATAAAATTAGTTCGAACTGA
- the fliL gene encoding flagellar basal body-associated protein FliL produces MPDEIEESKSKKNGGKSVLIVIIIAILVLLLIVGGLVMFLLSGEDEQMANTAPQAQIQQSAPAKQHGKRSSDFTNMGPIYPLDQFIVNLLSENGSRFLKTKIDMEQSSEQLTPELDKKKALLRDIIIRTLSSKTYEEVSTAKGKDRLKDEIVGKINEVLSDGYIKNIYFTDFVVQ; encoded by the coding sequence ATGCCAGACGAAATTGAAGAGAGCAAAAGTAAAAAAAATGGTGGCAAAAGTGTGCTTATAGTAATTATTATAGCCATACTTGTATTATTGCTTATAGTTGGTGGTTTAGTAATGTTTTTGCTAAGCGGAGAAGATGAGCAGATGGCAAATACCGCACCACAGGCACAAATACAACAATCAGCACCAGCCAAACAGCATGGAAAACGTAGTAGCGACTTTACAAATATGGGACCAATATATCCACTAGATCAGTTTATAGTAAATTTGCTTAGCGAAAATGGTTCAAGATTCCTTAAAACAAAGATAGATATGGAGCAAAGTAGCGAACAATTAACGCCAGAACTAGACAAGAAGAAGGCACTTTTAAGAGATATTATCATTCGCACACTATCGTCTAAAACCTATGAAGAGGTCAGTACTGCAAAGGGCAAAGACAGACTAAAGGATGAGATAGTAGGCAAGATAAATGAGGTGCTAAGTGATGGATATATCAAAAATATCTACTTTACTGACTTTGTGGTGCAATGA
- the acpS gene encoding holo-ACP synthase, translated as MIGIDIISIERIARLRKRYAKAFLQRFLSHDEIVLAKSDASLAGLWAAKEAASKALGVGISTECSFFDIMISKDVKNAPVIKFSDKIYKKFSIKNASLSISHDSGFAIAAVILEKNVF; from the coding sequence ATGATAGGCATTGACATCATTAGTATCGAGCGTATAGCACGGCTTAGAAAGCGATATGCGAAAGCGTTTTTGCAACGCTTTTTAAGCCACGATGAGATAGTCTTGGCTAAAAGCGATGCGAGTTTGGCTGGGCTTTGGGCGGCAAAAGAAGCTGCTAGTAAAGCACTTGGTGTTGGCATTAGCACTGAGTGTAGTTTTTTTGACATTATGATTAGCAAGGATGTCAAAAATGCTCCTGTTATTAAATTTAGTGATAAAATTTATAAGAAATTTAGTATAAAAAACGCATCACTTAGTATAAGTCATGATAGTGGGTTTGCTATTGCAGCGGTGATACTTGAAAAAAATGTATTTTAA
- the radA gene encoding DNA repair protein RadA, which produces MAKTKSIFECQACGNQQSKWVGKCPECGAWDSFVELNETQIKINQEIAKISTQPSHAVSIDKVQVESIRRFSTRDTELDLVLGGGVVDGSIVLIGGSPGIGKSTLLLKIASNLAKEKYKTLYVSGEESASQIKLRADRLGAVDKNLYLLTEICLENIITEVKKNDYKFLIIDSIQTLYSNDISSAPGSVSQVREITFELMRLAKDNDITIFIIGHITKEGSIAGPRVLEHMVDVVLYFEGDASRELRILRGFKNRFGSTSEVGIFEMSQRGLVSANEISSKFFTRGEAISGSAITIIMEGSRALSIEIQALVCESAYPKRSCTGYDKNRLDMLLALLERKVELPLGHYDVFINVSGGVKVTETAADLAVMAAIVSSFKNRPISKDSIFIGELSLNGEIREVFNLDQRLKEAKTQKFKNAIIPNKPLESSGLKCFYAKNIVQVLEWM; this is translated from the coding sequence ATGGCAAAGACAAAGAGTATTTTTGAATGTCAAGCGTGTGGCAACCAACAGAGCAAATGGGTCGGCAAATGCCCAGAATGCGGTGCATGGGATAGCTTTGTAGAGCTAAATGAGACACAGATAAAAATCAATCAAGAAATAGCTAAAATTTCAACTCAACCAAGCCATGCGGTCAGTATTGATAAAGTACAGGTTGAGAGCATAAGACGCTTTAGCACAAGAGATACAGAGCTTGATCTAGTCCTTGGCGGTGGCGTAGTAGATGGTTCTATCGTGCTAATCGGCGGTAGTCCTGGCATCGGTAAATCAACTCTGCTTTTAAAAATCGCTTCAAATTTAGCCAAAGAAAAATACAAAACACTATATGTAAGTGGCGAAGAGAGTGCGTCACAGATAAAACTACGAGCCGACAGACTAGGAGCTGTGGATAAAAATTTATACCTTTTAACTGAAATTTGCCTTGAAAATATAATCACAGAAGTAAAAAAAAATGATTATAAATTTCTAATCATTGACTCCATTCAGACACTTTATTCAAACGATATAAGCTCAGCTCCAGGCTCAGTTTCTCAGGTAAGAGAGATCACGTTTGAGCTTATGCGTTTGGCAAAGGATAACGATATTACGATTTTTATCATCGGGCACATCACAAAAGAAGGCTCAATTGCTGGTCCAAGAGTACTGGAACATATGGTGGATGTGGTGCTTTACTTTGAAGGAGATGCAAGTCGTGAGCTACGAATACTGCGTGGTTTTAAAAACCGCTTCGGATCAACAAGCGAAGTGGGAATCTTTGAGATGAGTCAAAGAGGACTAGTAAGTGCAAATGAAATTTCTAGCAAATTTTTTACACGAGGTGAGGCGATAAGCGGTAGTGCGATCACTATAATAATGGAAGGCTCACGTGCTTTAAGTATAGAAATTCAAGCACTTGTATGCGAAAGTGCCTATCCAAAACGCAGTTGCACTGGATATGATAAAAATCGCCTTGATATGCTCTTAGCCCTGCTTGAGCGTAAAGTAGAGCTACCACTTGGGCATTATGATGTTTTCATAAATGTTTCAGGTGGCGTTAAAGTAACTGAAACTGCTGCCGATCTTGCCGTAATGGCTGCTATTGTAAGTAGCTTTAAAAATCGCCCTATCAGCAAGGATAGTATCTTTATAGGTGAGCTTAGTTTAAACGGAGAAATACGTGAAGTTTTTAACCTAGATCAGCGTTTAAAAGAGGCAAAAACGCAAAAATTTAAAAATGCTATCATACCAAACAAGCCACTTGAAAGTAGTGGATTAAAGTGCTTTTATGCAAAAAATATCGTGCAGGTTTTAGAGTGGATGTGA